One Lycium barbarum isolate Lr01 chromosome 5, ASM1917538v2, whole genome shotgun sequence genomic window carries:
- the LOC132639169 gene encoding uncharacterized protein LOC132639169, which yields MVNIRDVVEPQIFWYLRNGTSSFWYENWKRLGALYYIIPDAAREEQIEVRQFVQNGEWNMELLTATLDQELAQHIKENIKVPVEEEDDEPCWMLETNGRFSVKSAWEFLRHRESKQTSYKFMWEKGIPIEISFFMWRVWKGRISTDDILKKMMINIPSRCWCCEEHQEETVSHLFLTSSIAVKLWKFFASCAGIPTDGVGLHQMIMAWWSAETKPKLQPMYRAMPAVIMCTLWKRRNFIKHGGSVSFYRLKQQVQHILHQLTRKRFRWLQNVSGDWETMHHHLSRYKPKVYYAKVVWRMPLSGRLKCNTDGASRGNPGLNSYGFCIRDSNGDLDYAEAQQMGIATNMEAETEAIKQALKFCKQHNFQQVQLETDSLVLLNILQDTWITPWELRN from the coding sequence ATGGTAAATATAAGAGATGTAGTTGAGCCACAGATATTTTGGTATCTGAGAAATGGAACTTCAAGTTTCTGGTATGAGAATTGGAAAAGGCTGGGGGCACTATATTATATCATTCCTGATGCTGCTAGAGAAGAACAAATAGAGGTTAGACAGTTTGTGCAGAATGGGGAATGGAACATGGAATTGTTAACAGCCACTCTAGATCAGGAATTGGCTCAGCATATCAAGGAAAATATCAAAGTACCtgttgaagaagaagatgatgaaccaTGTTGGATGCTGGAAACAAATGGCAGATTCTCAGTTAAATCTGCATGGGAGTTTCTCAGACACAGAGAGAGCAAACAAACAAGTTATAAGTTCATGTGGGAGAAAGGGATACCAATAGAAATAAGTTTTTTCATGTGGAGAGTGTGGAAAGGGAGAATCTCTACAGATGATATATTAAAAAAGATGATGATCAATATACCATCAAGATGCTGGTGCTGTGAGGAGCATCAGGAGGAAACTGTGAGCCATTTATTTCTAACATCTTCCATAGCTGTCAAGTTATGGAAGTTCTTTGCTTCTTGTGCAGGTATCCCCACAGATGGAGTTGGTCTACATCAAATGATCATGGCATGGTGGTCTGCTGAGACAAAGCCAAAATTGCAGCCTATGTATAGAGCAATGCCTGCAGTGATCATGTGCAcattatggaagagaagaaactTCATTAAACATGGAGGATCAGTGTCCTTCTACAGACTGAAACAACAAGTACAACACATACTACATCAATTGACAAGGAAGAGATTCCGATGGTTGCAGAATGTATCTGGTGATTGGGAAACTATGCATCACCACCTTAGTAGATATAAACCAAAAGTTTATTATGCTAAGGTGGTTTGGAGAATGCCACTTTCAGGGAGATTAAAATGCAATACAGATGGGGCAAGTAGAGGCAATCCTGGGCTCAATTCATATGGATTCTGCATCAGAGATAGTAATGGGGATTTGGACTATGCTGAAGCACAACAAATGGGAATAGCAACAAACATGGAAGCTGAAACTGAGGCTATAAAACAGGCATTGAAGTTCTGTAAACAACACAACTTTCAACAGGTTCAATTGGAGACTGATTCACTTGTCCTCCTAAACATCTTACAAGATACATGGATCACTCCATGGGAACTGAGGAATTAG